Proteins co-encoded in one Streptomyces sp. NBC_01283 genomic window:
- a CDS encoding MFS transporter, with product MPTPTATAETPDLARENAVFRKVVLRIVPFLILCYVFSYLDRVNVGFAKLQMSEDLGLSEAAYGLGAGLFFIGYFIFEVPSNLMLQRVGARTWIARIMITWGLVSGAFSFVTNETAFYVLRFLLGAAEAGFYPGVILYCTYWFPSHRRARVIAMFMSAIPVAGIFGNPLSGWIMDSFDGVSGWHGWQWMFMLEAIPALLIGVATVFYLDNGVRSATWLSEEEKDIVEAAIAKDTAHQKHGRVWDGFRDPKVWLMCLIYFCFVMGQYALTFWMPTFVKSTGIDDNLTIGVLSAVPFLAALVAMNLFGRSADKRRERRWHLVVPSLMGALGFSLAAGWSGSTVLSLIALSFAAAGVLTCAPLFWSLPTAFLGGTAAAAGLALINSVGNLAGFVSPYMIGGLKDATGSTSIPMYVLALSLVIGAVAVLTTKKEVVNR from the coding sequence ATGCCCACGCCCACCGCGACGGCCGAGACCCCCGATCTCGCCCGTGAGAACGCCGTGTTCCGCAAGGTCGTTCTCCGTATCGTCCCCTTCCTGATCCTCTGTTACGTCTTCTCCTACCTGGACCGCGTCAACGTCGGCTTCGCGAAGCTGCAGATGTCCGAGGACCTCGGGCTGAGCGAGGCGGCGTACGGCCTCGGCGCCGGTCTGTTCTTCATCGGCTACTTCATCTTCGAGGTGCCCTCGAACCTGATGCTGCAGCGCGTGGGCGCGCGCACCTGGATCGCCCGGATCATGATCACGTGGGGGCTGGTCTCGGGCGCGTTCTCCTTCGTCACGAACGAGACGGCGTTCTACGTGCTCCGCTTCCTCCTGGGCGCGGCGGAGGCCGGCTTCTACCCGGGGGTGATCCTCTACTGCACCTACTGGTTCCCCTCCCACCGCCGGGCCCGCGTCATCGCGATGTTCATGTCGGCGATCCCCGTCGCGGGCATCTTCGGCAACCCGCTCTCCGGCTGGATCATGGACAGCTTCGACGGGGTCAGCGGATGGCACGGCTGGCAGTGGATGTTCATGCTGGAAGCGATTCCGGCGCTCCTCATCGGTGTCGCGACGGTGTTCTACCTCGACAATGGGGTGCGCAGCGCCACGTGGCTCTCCGAGGAGGAGAAGGACATCGTCGAGGCGGCGATCGCCAAGGACACCGCGCACCAGAAGCACGGCCGCGTGTGGGACGGCTTCCGCGACCCCAAGGTGTGGCTGATGTGCCTGATCTACTTCTGCTTCGTGATGGGTCAGTACGCCCTGACCTTCTGGATGCCCACCTTCGTCAAGTCCACCGGCATCGACGACAACTTGACGATCGGTGTGCTCAGCGCCGTGCCGTTCCTGGCCGCGCTGGTCGCGATGAACCTGTTCGGGCGCTCCGCGGACAAGCGCCGCGAGCGCCGCTGGCACCTGGTCGTCCCCAGCCTCATGGGCGCACTCGGCTTCTCCCTGGCCGCCGGCTGGAGCGGATCGACGGTGCTGTCCCTGATCGCCCTGTCCTTCGCGGCGGCCGGTGTGCTCACCTGTGCCCCGCTGTTCTGGTCGTTGCCCACCGCGTTCCTCGGCGGCACCGCGGCGGCGGCCGGGCTCGCCCTGATCAACTCGGTGGGCAACCTGGCCGGCTTCGTCAGCCCGTACATGATCGGCGGGCTCAAGGACGCCACCGGATCGACCTCCATACCGATGTACGTCCTCGCCCTGAGCCTGGTGATCGGCGCGGTCGCCGTGCTGACCACCAAGAAGGAAGTCGTCAACCGCTGA
- the otnI gene encoding 2-oxo-tetronate isomerase: MPRFAANLSMMYTEHDFPDRFAAASADGFEAVEYLFPYAYDAAELRRRLDDHGLRQVLFNAPPGAWESGERGIASLPGREGELRSGIERALEYAAVLGCGQVHVMAGLLPQRSTPDQRAAHRATYLANLAWAAERAAAVGVDLLIEPINGRDMPGYFLHRQAEAHAVVQEVGAPNLKVQLDLYHCQIVEGDLTTTLRRDLPTGRVAHLQIAGVPDRHEPDRGELDVRHLFDVVDELGFDGWIGCEYHPRAGTSEGLGWLKNYRGEHA; encoded by the coding sequence ATGCCGAGGTTCGCCGCGAACCTGTCCATGATGTACACCGAGCACGACTTCCCCGACCGCTTCGCCGCGGCGTCAGCGGACGGCTTCGAGGCCGTGGAGTACCTCTTCCCCTACGCGTACGACGCCGCCGAGCTGCGCCGCCGGCTCGATGACCACGGCCTTCGCCAGGTGCTTTTCAACGCGCCGCCCGGCGCCTGGGAGTCCGGGGAGCGGGGCATCGCCTCGCTCCCCGGCCGCGAGGGCGAGCTCCGCTCCGGGATCGAGCGGGCGCTGGAGTACGCCGCGGTGCTCGGCTGCGGCCAGGTGCACGTGATGGCCGGTCTCCTGCCGCAGCGGAGCACGCCCGATCAGCGGGCCGCGCACCGCGCCACCTACCTCGCCAACCTCGCCTGGGCCGCCGAGCGGGCCGCCGCCGTGGGCGTCGACCTCCTGATCGAGCCGATCAACGGACGTGACATGCCGGGCTACTTCCTGCACCGGCAGGCCGAGGCGCACGCTGTAGTCCAGGAGGTGGGCGCCCCGAACCTCAAGGTCCAACTCGACCTGTACCACTGCCAGATCGTGGAGGGCGACCTCACCACGACACTGCGCCGCGACCTGCCCACCGGCCGCGTCGCCCATCTGCAGATTGCCGGCGTGCCCGACCGCCACGAGCCCGACCGGGGCGAACTCGACGTCCGCCACCTGTTCGACGTCGTCGACGAGCTGGGCTTCGACGGGTGGATCGGCTGCGAGTACCACCCCCGGGCCGGTACGAGCGAGGGGCTCGGCTGGCTCAAGAACTACCGAGGAGAACACGCATGA